In Fusarium verticillioides 7600 chromosome 4, whole genome shotgun sequence, the following proteins share a genomic window:
- a CDS encoding 1,3-beta-glucan synthase component FKS1, with the protein MSGYPGGGQRDQYDDGYGHQQGGNQQQHGGNTDSYYQDDQYYDQGYDNRGPNNNNNNHDGYYDESGYYNADPNNPYQQDGGYYDSHDQYQDGYYDNGQGGYYDQDYDRGYQGQGGRQGSEEDSETFSDFTMRSDMARAAEMDYYGRGDERYNSYNDGQRGYRPPSSQISYGGNRSSGASTPNYGMDYGNVLPAGQRSREPYPAWTSDAQIPLSKEEIEDIFLDLTSKFGFQRDSMRNMYDHLMILLDSRASRMTPNQALLSLHADYIGGDNANYRKWYFAAHLDLDDAVGFSNAQGKGLKRKKKGGKKKKKDAEANEAETLQELEGDDSLEAAEYRWKSRMNKMSQHDRVRQIALYLLCWGEANQVRFMPECLCFIFKCADDYLNSPACQALVEPVEEFTYLNNVITPLYQYLRDQGYEISDGVYVRRERDHKNIVGYDDCNQLFWYPEGIERIALQDKSKLVDVPPAERYLKLKDVNWKKCFFKTYKESRSWFHLLVNFNRIWIIHLTMFWFYTSHNAPSLLVGPKYEQQVNQKPSTAKQFSIVGFGGAIASLIQVLATLAEWAYVPRRWAGAQHLTKRLLFLLFILVLNVAPGVKVFMLPKLGPEKINTAIGIVHFIIAVITFIFFSIMPLGGLFGSYLSTNSRRYVASQTFTASWPRLRGNDMAMSYGLWATVFGVKMGVSYTYLILSFRDPIRYLSIMNVDSCLGDKTLLGNQLCRWHPTIVLALMAFTDVIFFFLDTYLWYVLLNTVFSVSRSFYIGSSIWTPWRNIFSRLPKRVYSKVLATTDMEIKYKPKVLISQIWNAIVISMYREHLLAIEHVQKLLYHQVPSEQEGKRTLRAPTFFISQEDHSFKTEFFPAYSEAERRISFFAQSLSTPIPEPLPVDNMPTFTVMIPHYSEKILLSLREIIREDEPYSRVTLLEYLKQLHPHEWDCFVKDTKILADETSQYNGETDKNEKDTAKSKIDDLPFYCIGFKSSAPEYTLRTRIWASLRFQTLYRTISGFMNYSRAIKLLYRVENPEVVQMFGGNTDKLERELERMARRKFKIVVSMQRFSKFKKEEMENAEFLLRAYPDLQIAYLDEEPPVAEGEEPRLYSVLIDGHSEVMENGMRRPKFRVQLSGNPILGDGKSDNQNHSIIFYRGEYIQLIDANQDNYLEECLKIRSVLAEFEEMKTDNVSPYTPGVKNDVNSPVAILGMREYIFSENIGILGDIAAGKEQTFGTLFARTMAQIGGKLHYGHPDFLNGIFMTTRGGVSKAQKGLHLNEDIYAGMTAILRGGRIKQCEYFQCGKGRDLGFGSVLNFTTKIGTGMGEQFLSREYYYLGTQLPLDRFLSFYYAHPGFHLNNMFIMFSVQMFMITMVNLGALRHETQACEYNRNVPITDPLYPTGCANTDALTDWIYRCIVSILFVLFLSFIPLIVQELMERGFWRAFVRLMKQFCSLSLMFEVFVCQIYANSVQQNISFGGARYIGTGRGFATARIPFGVLYSRFAGPAIYFGARLLMMLLFATLTVWKGVLIYFWITLLALTISPFLYNPHQFAWTDFFIDYRDYLRWLSRGNSRSHASSWISYCRLSRTRLTGYKRKALGDPSAKMSADVPRAPFANIFFSEIFSPLMLAVVTILPYLFINAQTGVKNAPQKDSVKTKPQPTDSLIRLLIIAFAPIGVNAGVLAAMFGMACCMGPLLSMCCKKFGSVLAGIAHATAVIFLLISFLGMFVLEGFNFTRTLAGMIAVTCIQRFFVKLIVSLALTREFKGDTANIAFWTGKWYSMGWHTISQPAREFLCKITELSMFAADFVLGHWLLFFMAPVILIPKIDMLHSMMLFWLRPSRQIRPPIYSMKQSKLRRRRVVRYAILYFTLLVVFIALIAGPIVAGKYMPPNTISNALGDIAGFRLYQPNDLNNDNTNSTMATGTGMQGYTGAGLTKTKTGADASATGKIKLF; encoded by the exons TGGCTACTATAACGCCGACCCGAATAACCCCTACCAGCAGGATGGAGGCTATTACGACAGCCACGATCAATACCAAGATGGATACTACGACAATGGCCAGGGTGGCTACTATGATCAGGACTACGACCGTGGctatcaaggccaaggaggccgCCAGGGCTCTGAGGAAGACTCCGAGACTTTCAGTGACTTTACAATGAGATCGGACATGGCTCGCGCCGCTGAAATGGACTACTACGGCCGGGGCGACGAACGTTACAATAGCTACAACGATGGACAACGTGGCTACCGACCCCCTTCCTCGCAAATCTCGTATGGCGGGAATCGCTCTTCGGGTGCTTCGACTCCTAACTATGGCATGGACTACGGTAATGTTCTCCCTGCTGGTCAGCGATCCCGAGAGCCTTACCCGGCCTGGACTTCGGACGCCCAGATTCCTTTgtccaaggaggagattgaggacatcttcctcgacttgACCTCCAAGTTCGGTTTCCAGCGTGACAGCATGCGCAACATGTACGATCATCTGATGATTCTTCTCGACTCTCGAGCCTCGCGCATGACCCCTAATCAGGCACTTCTCTCGCTTCATGCTGATTACATTGGTGGTGACAACGCCAATTACCGCAAATGGTACTTTGCTGCTCACCTGGACTTGGATGACGCTGTGGGGTTCTCCAATGCTCAGGGCAAGGGCTTaaagcgcaagaagaagggcggaaagaagaagaagaaggatgccgAAGCCAATGAGGCCGAGACTCTGCAGGAGCTTGAGGGCGATGACAGTCTCGAAGCTGCTGAGTACCGTTGGAAGAGTCGCATGAACAAGATGTCTCAGCATGATCGGGTTCGTCAGATCGCTCTGTACCTGCTTTGCTGGGGTGAAGCCAACCAAGTTCGTTTCATGCCCGAGTGCTTGTGTTTCATCTTCAAGTGTGCGGATGATTACCTCAACTCTCCCGCTTGccaagctcttgttgagcCTGTGGAGGAGTTCACTTACCTTAACAACGTCATTACTCCTCTCTACCAATATTTGAGAGACCAGGGATACGAGATATCCGACGGCGTGTACGTCCGTCGTGAGCGCGACCACAAGAACATCGTTGGTTATGATGATTGTAACCAGCTATTTTGGTATCCCGAAGGTATTGAGCGCATTGCACTTCAAGATAAGAGCAAGCTGGTTGATGTGCCTCCTGCTGAGCGATATCTCAAGCTTAAGGATGTCAACTGGAAGAAGTGCTTTTTCAAGACTTACAAGGAGTCTCGTTCTTGGTTccatcttctcgtcaacttcaaccGTATTTGGATCATTCATTTGACCATGTTCTGGTTCTACACCTCCCATAACGCTCCCAGTCTCCTGGTCGGACCAAAGTACGAACAGCAGGTTAATCAGAAACCCTCGACGGCTAAGCAATTCTCTATCGTCGGTTTTGGTGGTGCCATTGCATCGCTTATCCAGGTTCTCGCTACTCTTGCGGAATGGGCTTATGTTCCTCGTCGATGGGCTGGTGCGCAGCATCTCACCAAGCGACTCCTGTTCCTGCTCTTTATCCTGGTACTCAACGTCGCTCCTGGTGTGAAGGTTTTCATGTTGCCAAAACTTGGAcctgagaagatcaacaccGCCATTGGTATCGTTCACTTCATCATTGCTGTCATcactttcatcttcttctctatcaTGCCCCTTGGAGGTCTATTCGGCAGCTACCTGTCTACCAATAGCAGACGCTACGTTGCTAGTCAGACATTCACTGCTAGCTGGCCAAGACTCCGTGGCAATGACATGGCAATGTCCTATGGTTTGTGGGCAACCGTATTTGGTGTGAAGATGGGTGTCTCGTACACTTATCTGATTCTTTCGTTCCGTGACCCCATCCGATACTTGAGCATCATGAACGTTGACTCTTGCCTGGGTGACAAGACCCTCCTTGGCAATCAACTTTGCCGCTGGCACCCGACAATTGTCCTGGCCCTGATGGCTTTCACTGACgttatcttcttcttcctcgatacTTACCTTTGGTATGTCTTGCTGAACACCGTCTTCTCGGTTTCACGATCGTTCTATATCGGATCCTCCATCTGGACACCTTGGCGTAACATCTTCTCTCGCCTTCCTAAGCGTGTTTACTCCAAGGTTTTAGCAACGACGGACATGGAGATCAAGTATAAACCGAAGGTTCTTATTTCTCAGATTTGGAACGCCATCGTTATTTCCATGTACCgtgagcatcttcttgcgATCGAACACGTTCAGAAGCTTCTTTATCATCAGGTTCCTTCTGAGCAGGAGGGCAAGCGAACGCTTCGTGCACCTACTTTCTTCATTTCTCAGGAAGATCACTCTTTCAAAACCGAGTTCTTCCCTGCCTATAGTGAAGCTGAACGCCGAATTTCGTTCTTTGCGCAATCCCTATCGACTCCCATTCCTGAGCCTCTGCCTGTTGACAACATGCCTACCTTTACGGTCATGATTCCCCACTACAGCGAGAAGatccttctttctctccgtGAAATCATTCGCGAGGACGAGCCTTACTCTCGTGTTACCCTCCTGGAGTATCTCAAGCAGCTGCACCCTCATGAGTGGGACTGCTTTGTCAAAGATACCAAGATTTTGGCCGACGAAACCTCGCAATACAACGGTGAGACAGATAAGAACGAGAAGGATAccgccaagagcaagatcGACGATCTTCCCTTCTACTGCATTGGTTTCAAGTCTTCCGCACCCGAGTACACCCTCCGTACTCGTATCTGGGCGTCTCTTCGTTTCCAAACCCTGTACCGCACCATCTCTGGTTTCATGAACTACAGCCGTGCCATCAAACTTCTCTACCGTGTCGAGAATCCCGAAGTTGTGCAGATGTTCGGTGGTAACACAGACAAGCTCGAACGTGAGCTTGAGCGTATGGCCCGTcgcaagttcaagattgTCGTTTCTATGCAGCGATTCTCTAAgttcaagaaagaagagatggaaaaTGCCGAATTCTTGCTCCGCGCCTACCCTGACCTTCAAATCGCCTACTTGGATGAGGAACCCCCGGTTGCTGAAGGCGAAGAGCCCCGACTTTACTCAGTTCTTATCGACGGCCATTCTGAAGTTATGGAGAACGGCATGCGACGCCCCAAGTTCCGTGTTCAACTCTCTGGCAACCCTATCCTCGGTGATGGAAAATCTGACAACCAAAACCACTCTATCATCTTCTACCGTGGAGAATACATCCAGCTCATCGATGCCAACCAGGATAACTATCTCGAGGAGTGTCTCAAGATTCGCAGTGTTTTGGCCGAAtttgaagagatgaagactgATAACGTTTCCCCTTACACTCCTGGTGTCAAGAACGACGTTAACTCCCCTGTGGCCATTCTCGGTATGCGAGAATACATTTTCTCTGAGAACATTGGTATTCTTGGTGACATTGCTGCCGGCAAGGAACAGACATTCGGTACTCTCTTCGCTCGAACGATGGCTCAAATCGGTGGTAAACTTCATTACGGTCATCCTGATTTTCTCAACGGTATTTTCATGACAACGCGTGGCGGTGTCTCCAAGGCTCAGAAGGGTCTGCATCTGAACGAGGATATTTATGCTGGTATGACTGCCATCCTTCGTGGTGGACGTATCAAGCAATGTGAATACTTCCAGTGTGGTAAGGGTCGTGATTTGGGTTTCGGTTCCGTCCTCAACTTCACAACCAAAATCGGTACTGGTATGGGCGAACAGTTCTTGTCCCGCGAGTACTACTATCTCGGCACTCAACTTCCTCTCGATCGATTCTTGTCCTTCTACTATGCCCATCCTGGTTTCCATTTGAACAACATGTTCATCATGTTCTCTGTTCAGATGTTCATGATTACGATGGTCAACCTGGGAGCCCTTCGCCATGAGACACAGGCTTGTGAATACAACCGAAATGTCCCCATCACCGACCCTCTCTACCCTACTGGTTGTGCCAACACTGATGCACTCACCGACTGGATTTACCGATGTATCGTTTCCATTCTTttcgttctcttcctctctttcaTCCCTCTTATTGTTCAGGAGTTGATGGAGCGTGGCTTCTGGCGCGCTTTCGTCCGATTGATGAAGCAATTCTGCTCGCTTTCGCTCATGTTCGAGGTTTTCGTCTGTCAGATCTATGCGAACTCTGTGCAGCAGAACATTTCGTTCGGTGGTGCCCGATATATTGGTACTGGTCGTGGTTTTGCCACGGCCCGCATTCCTTTCGGTGTCTTGTATTCTCGATTCGCTGGACCAGCTATTTACTTCGGCGCTCGTTTGCTCATGATGCTTCTCTTCGCGACCCTTACTGTCTGGAAGGGTGTGTTGATCTATTTCTGGATCACACTTCTTGCTTTGACaatctcgcccttcttgtACAACCCTCACCAGTTCGCATGGACTGATTTCTTCATCGACTACCGAGATTACCTCCGATGGTTGTCCCGTGGTAACTCCCGAAGCCACGCCTCGTCTTGGATCTCCTACTGTCGTTTGTCTCGAACTCGTCTTACTGGTTACAAGCGAAAGGCTCTAGGAGACCCCTCTGCTAAGATGTCTGCAGACGTTCCCCGAGCTCCGTTTGCCAACATCTTTTTCAGCGAGATTTTCTCTCCCCTGATGCTTGCCGTTGTCACGATTCTCCCTTATCTGTTCATTAACGCCCAAACTGGTGTCAAAAATGCCCCTCAGAAGGACAGCGTCAAGACCAAGCCTCAGCCAACCGACTCTCTGATCCGGCTACTCATCATTGCCTTTGCTCCCATTGGCGTTAACGCAGGTGTCTTGGCTGCTATGTTCGGCATGGCCTGCTGTATGGGTCCTCTCCTCAGCATGTGCTGCAAGAAGTTCGGCAGTGTTCTCGCCGGTATTGCTCATGCTACTGCCGTCATATTCTTGCTGATCTCCTTCCTGGGTATGTTTGTTCTCGAGGGCTTCAACTTTACCCGCACATTGGCTGGCATGATCGCCGTAACTTGCATCCAGCGCTTTTTCGTCAAGCTCATTGTGTCTCTTGCCCTTACACGTGAATTCAAGGGTGACACTGCCAACATTGCTTTCTGGACCGGAAAGTGGTACTCCATGGGATGGCACACCATCTCTCAGCCTGCTCGAGAATTCCTCTGCAAGATCACCGAACTGTCCATGTTCGCAGCCGATTTCGTTTTGGGCCATTGGTTGCTCTTTTTCATGGCACCTGTAATCTTGATTCCCAAGATTGACATGCTCCACTCTATGATGCTGTTCTGGCTTCGCCCAAG TCGCCAAATCCGACCTCCCATCTACTCGATGAAGCAATCCAAGCTCAGACGTAGACGTGTGGTTCGTTACGCCATCCTCTACTTCACGCTTCTCGTCGTTTTCATCGCTTTGATTGCTGGCCCTATTGTAGCTGGCAAGTACATGCCACCCAACACGATCAGCAATGCCCTCGGTGATATTGCCGGCTTCAGACTCTACCAGCCTAACGACCTCAATAACGACAACACAAACAGCACTATGGCTACTGGTACAGGAATGCAAGGCTACACCGGTGCTGGCCTTacgaagaccaagactggcgCTGATGCTTCGGCaactggcaagatcaagctgtTCTAG
- a CDS encoding serine palmitoyltransferase, translated as MELDALQARVGEILEQAAVYFHKVPGSAVFMRYIQSSYQNDPVRSAIELVLLLFFIRYLLSPSYSTRKQNYIKLREEEIEELIDEWQPEPLVVEQTPFEVTEAERLPVLVGPTGPKTKLANGRTVTNLASYNFYNFNGNDQIKEKAIQVLRTYGVGPCGPPQFYGTQDVHMKTEADIAAYLGTEGCIVYAQSFSTISSVIPSFSKRGDVIIADRNVNFAIRKGLEQSRSTIRWYEHNDMDALEDAMKAVAREQANARKLTRRFVVTEGLFELTGDSIDLPRLVELKEKYKFRVILDETWSFGVLGRTGRGITEAQNVDPQQVDMIIGSLAGPLCAGGGFCAGPKDVVEHQRITSSAYTFSAALPAMLAVTASETLNLLQCNPEILAQSRENIKAMRAQLDPRSDWVYSPSDPENPIMLLVLKPEVVAARKLGLEDQERIFLDCVEETLANGVLITRTKTRPYAHTVKPKDGVWFAQPALRICVTSALSKKDIEKAGVTIRHAITKVMTRKSSTKTA; from the exons ATGGAACTCGATGCCCTCCAAGCCCGGGTGGGCGAAATCCTCGAACAGGCCGCCGTCTACTTCCATAAAGTCCCTGGTTCTGCAGTATTTATGCGCTACATCCAGTCGAGTTATCAGAACGACCCCGTGCGATCCGCCATTGAACTTGtgctgcttctcttctttatcCGCTATCTCCTGTCGCCTTCTTACTCGACCCGTAAGCAGAATTACATTAAGCTGAGAGAGGAG GAAATTGAGGAGTTGATCGATGAATGGCAGCCCGAGCCTCTCGTCGTCGAGCAGACTCCATTTGAGGTTACTGAAGCTGAACGCCTTCCTGTTCTCGTTGG CCCTACTGGTCCCAAGACTAAACTCGCCAACGGCCGAACTGTTACCAATCTCGCATCCTACAACTTCTACAACTTCAACGGAAATGATCAGATTAAGGAGAAGGCTATTCAGGTCCTACGCACCTATGGTGTTGGCCCTTGCGGCCCTCCCCAGTTCTACGGTACCCAGGACGTTCACATGAAGACTGAAGCCGACATTGCCGCGTATTTGGGCACCGAAGGCTGCATCGTCTACGCTCAATCCTTCAGCACCATCTCTAGCGTCATTCCCTCCTTTTCCAAGCGTGGCGACGTTATCATCGCTGATCGTAATGTCAACTTCGCTATTCGCAAAGGTCTCGAGCAATCGCGAAGCACTATCCGCTGGTACGAACACAACGACATGGATGCTTTGGAAGACGCTATGAAGGCTGTCGCCCGGGAGCAGGCCAATGCCAGAAAACTTACCCGTCGTTTTGTCGTAACTGAAGGCTTGTTTGAGCTCACTGGAGATTCCATCGATTTGCCCCGTCTGGTTGAGCTTAAAGAGAAGTACAAGTTTCGCGTTATTCTAGATGAAACCTGGTCTTTTGGTGTTCTCGGCCGTACCGGTCGTGGTATTACTGAGGCGCAAAATGTGGATCCCCAACAAGTTGACATGATCATCGGTTCCCTCGCTGGACCTCTCTGTGCCGGTGGTGGCTTCTGTGCTGGCCCCAAGGATGTGGTCGAGCACCAGCGCATTACATCTTCTGCATATACATTCTCAGCCGCTCTCCCTGCCATGTTGGCTGTCACCGCCAGCGAGACCCTCAACCTGCTGCAGTGTAACCCCGAAATCCTGGCGCAGTCCCGCGAGAATATCAAGGCTATGAGGGCTCAATTGGATCCCCGCAGTGATTGGGTTTACAGCCCAAGCGACCCCGAGAACCCTATTATgctccttgtcctcaagCCCGAAGTTGTGGCGGCCCGTAAGCTCGGactggaagatcaagaacgcATCTTTCTGGACTGTGTGGAAGAG ACTCTTGCCAACGGCGTCTTGATCACAAGAACCAAGACTAGGCCTTATGCACACActgtcaagcccaaggacGGCGTATGGTTTGCCCAGCCTGCTCTTCGAATTTGCGTTACATCAGCACTGTCTaagaaggatattgagaaggcCGGTGTGACCATTCGACATGCTATCACCAAGGTCATGACACGAAAGTCGAGCACCAAGACCGCCTGA